The following are encoded in a window of Candidatus Eisenbacteria bacterium genomic DNA:
- a CDS encoding DUF255 domain-containing protein, translated as MSMLARMLPALLLTCTLAGSAAAVEWRDWNAGLSAAAASGRPVLVDVYTDWCGWCRRMDRDVYGRADVARYLSRKFVTIRLNAESSESVTYRGRSMTARSLASSFDVSGYPTSLFLTSDGEHLVNVPGYVEAGRFLLLLRYVGDGHMERGVKWDEFVKRSAAQGAAR; from the coding sequence ATGTCCATGCTCGCCCGCATGCTCCCCGCGCTGTTGCTCACGTGCACTCTCGCCGGTTCCGCGGCGGCGGTGGAATGGAGAGACTGGAACGCCGGCCTTTCGGCGGCGGCGGCCTCGGGCCGGCCGGTCCTCGTGGACGTCTACACGGACTGGTGCGGCTGGTGCCGGCGGATGGATCGCGACGTTTACGGCCGCGCGGACGTGGCCCGCTACCTGAGCCGGAAGTTCGTCACCATCCGCCTGAACGCCGAGAGCTCGGAGTCGGTCACGTATCGCGGCCGCAGCATGACGGCCCGCTCGCTCGCTTCGTCGTTCGACGTTTCGGGTTATCCGACGAGCCTGTTTCTCACCTCGGACGGCGAACACCTGGTCAACGTGCCCGGCTACGTCGAGGCCGGCCGCTTCCTGCTGCTGCTGCGCTACGTCGGCGACGGCCACATGGAGCGCGGAGTGAAGTGGGACGAGTTCGTGAAGCGCTCCGCCGCGCAGGGCGCCGCGCGATGA
- a CDS encoding redoxin domain-containing protein → MPTQPVLEPGAEAPDFSLRGPGGVFYSLSEFRGERHVLVAFFPLAFSPVCSHQLPELQAALPQLEAAGVTVLGVSVDSHFANAAFARALKLGFPLLSDWGRDTSRAYGVLDARADTSGRALFLVNREGRLVWSEISDDPESIEQVPSPERALAALAAAPRD, encoded by the coding sequence ATGCCCACCCAGCCCGTCCTCGAGCCCGGCGCCGAAGCCCCGGACTTCAGCCTGCGCGGCCCCGGCGGGGTCTTCTATTCGCTGTCGGAGTTCCGCGGCGAGCGCCACGTGCTGGTGGCGTTCTTCCCGCTCGCGTTTTCGCCCGTGTGCTCGCACCAGCTGCCGGAACTGCAGGCCGCGCTGCCGCAGCTCGAGGCGGCCGGCGTCACGGTGCTGGGGGTCAGCGTGGACAGCCACTTCGCGAATGCCGCGTTCGCACGCGCGCTGAAGCTCGGGTTTCCGCTGCTCTCGGACTGGGGCCGCGACACGAGCCGCGCCTACGGGGTGCTCGATGCGCGCGCCGACACGAGCGGACGCGCGCTGTTCCTGGTGAACCGCGAAGGCCGCCTCGTCTGGAGCGAGATCAGCGACGACCCCGAATCGATCGAGCAGGTTCCGAGCCCGGAACGCGCGCTCGCGGCGCTGGCCGCCGCGCCGCGCGACTGA
- a CDS encoding metallophosphoesterase → MADWLFTSDLHGQGDYYEQALALAESGRPRVLILGGDLGPHPSGAEGVRRHRLFLEGFLVEFARRLRERTPETALVLLMGNDDCASNHDVLDRHDGDLWHVLHERVLEFDGVRVAGSSFVPITPFRLKDWERWEDGGEESPPQLAGWVSEAGGAREFAFDPAARTPTIADSLAMLAGACDPAATLFVLHSPARGTKCDLVHGGHHVGSRAIRRFVEERRPRLVLSGHIHESPRVSGAWKDTLGETVLVNPGQFGSRHLAAVWFDPARPAETLRHTVMPATGTRDRTSF, encoded by the coding sequence TTGGCCGACTGGCTCTTCACCTCCGACCTGCACGGGCAGGGCGATTACTACGAACAGGCGCTCGCGCTCGCGGAGTCCGGCCGCCCTCGCGTCCTGATCCTCGGCGGCGACCTCGGGCCGCACCCGTCGGGCGCCGAGGGCGTGCGCCGGCACCGGCTCTTTCTCGAGGGCTTCCTCGTCGAGTTCGCCCGCCGGCTGCGCGAGCGCACTCCGGAGACGGCGCTCGTGCTGCTCATGGGCAACGACGACTGCGCCTCCAACCACGACGTGCTCGACCGGCACGACGGCGACCTGTGGCACGTCCTGCACGAGCGCGTGCTGGAGTTCGACGGAGTGCGCGTCGCGGGATCCTCGTTCGTGCCGATCACGCCTTTCCGGCTCAAGGACTGGGAGCGCTGGGAGGACGGCGGCGAGGAGTCGCCGCCCCAGCTCGCCGGCTGGGTGAGCGAAGCCGGAGGCGCACGCGAGTTCGCGTTCGATCCCGCGGCCCGCACGCCGACGATCGCCGACTCGCTCGCGATGCTCGCGGGCGCCTGCGACCCGGCCGCAACGCTGTTCGTGCTGCACTCGCCGGCGCGCGGCACGAAGTGCGATCTCGTGCACGGGGGACACCATGTCGGTTCGCGGGCCATCCGTCGCTTCGTCGAGGAGCGCCGGCCGAGACTCGTGCTGAGCGGGCACATCCACGAGTCGCCGCGCGTTTCGGGCGCATGGAAGGACACCCTCGGCGAAACGGTCCTCGTGAACCCGGGACAGTTCGGGAGCCGGCATCTCGCGGCCGTGTGGTTCGACCCCGCGCGTCCCGCCGAGACCCTCCGGCACACGGTGATGCCGGCGACGGGCACCCGAGACCGCACATCGTTCTGA
- a CDS encoding 3'-5' exonuclease: MSLLAGQRLLAVDTETTGMSPESGHRLVEVAHVGIVDGVLLEGWSSLVRPGRAIPPDASRVHGITDEMVSRAPEPRVVARELREACGEQTLVFHNAPFDLPFLDQLFRETGTPALLGPVVDTLGLARGLAGSGGNSLGALAARLGLPPEPAHRALGDARTTARLLLALVQRWEREKGIRSLAELAAVSQDVMRATARR; encoded by the coding sequence ATGAGCCTGCTCGCGGGCCAGCGACTGCTCGCGGTGGACACCGAGACGACGGGCATGTCGCCCGAGTCCGGTCACCGGCTCGTCGAGGTGGCGCACGTCGGGATCGTGGACGGCGTGTTGCTCGAAGGCTGGTCGAGCCTCGTGCGCCCGGGGCGCGCGATCCCGCCCGACGCCTCGCGCGTGCACGGCATCACCGACGAGATGGTGTCGCGGGCCCCGGAGCCGCGCGTCGTCGCGCGGGAACTGCGCGAGGCCTGCGGTGAACAAACCCTCGTCTTTCACAACGCGCCATTCGACCTGCCGTTCCTCGACCAGTTGTTCCGCGAGACCGGGACGCCGGCGCTGCTCGGTCCGGTCGTGGACACCCTCGGCCTGGCGCGCGGGCTGGCGGGCAGCGGCGGCAACTCGCTCGGAGCCCTGGCCGCGCGGCTCGGGCTGCCGCCCGAGCCGGCGCATCGGGCGCTGGGCGACGCACGCACCACCGCACGGCTCCTGCTGGCGCTCGTGCAGCGCTGGGAGCGCGAGAAGGGCATCCGCTCGCTCGCGGAGCTGGCGGCGGTGAGCCAGGACGTGATGCGCGCGACCGCCCGACGCTGA